The genomic region CGCCTAAAAATGCTAAGAAACGAAAATGCTCATAGATTAATATGTTATGAAGAATAAAGGAGAGATTATGACTGACGGGCAAGCACAAAAATTAGCCGTATTGATTGACGCAGACAATGCCCAACCCTCAATCGTAGAGGGATTGTTGGCAGAAATAGCGAAATATGGAACCGCAAACGTCAAGAGAATCTATGGAGACTGGACCGGATCTCACTTAAGGGGCTGGAAAGAAGTTTTGCTGCTGTATTCAATTCAGCCGATACAACAATTTCGCTATACAGTAGGGAAAAACGCCACAGATGCCGCCATGATAATTGATGCAATGGATTTGCTATATACAAATAAATTTGATGGTTTTTGTATAGTTTCAAGCGATAGCGATTTTACCAAATTGGCCTCAAGAATACGAGAAGCTGGTCTTGTTGTATATGGGTTTGGAGAGAAAAAAACACCAGAACCTTTTGTTTCCGCTTGTGACAAATTTATATATACAGAGGTTTTGACATCCAAAGAAGATGACCGTCTACCCATAAAACGAAAATGCACTAATGAGCTAAAGCAGGATACGAAGCTGGTCACCCTATTAAGGAATGCTGTAGAGGCATCATCAGACGAGAGTGGATGGTCTCATCTCGCACCAGTGGGAAGCAACATTGCCAAGCAGGCCCCGGATTTCGATCCACGAAACTACGGTTACACGAAACTCGGTGAACTGGTTGCTGCAACTAAACTCTTTGAAATAGAAGAACGTCTAGTGGGAGACGGGCAATCCAAAGCGGTTTACATAAAGGATAAACGCAAGAAGTAAAATGGCTATCTTCTAACCGGCCCATGCAGTTGACTCGCTAACCGCTCGCGGCTGATAGGCGATGTTATGCGGCGAGAGCTGTTTTGGGGAGATCGTCCTAGACAAGAGCTACCTGCAAGCTGCGGGAACTGGAAAAGAAGGGGGGGTTAGGCCTTAAGGTG from Deltaproteobacteria bacterium harbors:
- a CDS encoding NYN domain-containing protein, producing the protein MTDGQAQKLAVLIDADNAQPSIVEGLLAEIAKYGTANVKRIYGDWTGSHLRGWKEVLLLYSIQPIQQFRYTVGKNATDAAMIIDAMDLLYTNKFDGFCIVSSDSDFTKLASRIREAGLVVYGFGEKKTPEPFVSACDKFIYTEVLTSKEDDRLPIKRKCTNELKQDTKLVTLLRNAVEASSDESGWSHLAPVGSNIAKQAPDFDPRNYGYTKLGELVAATKLFEIEERLVGDGQSKAVYIKDKRKK